In Brevinematia bacterium, a genomic segment contains:
- the ahcY gene encoding adenosylhomocysteinase, whose product MEYHIKDINLADVGYRKILWAYQDMPVMRIIRERFKRERPLLGVKIGAALHVTTETANLVVTLKQGGAEVFLCASNPLSTQDDVAASLVRHFEIPVFAIKGEERDTYYHHIREVLKRKPNITLDDGADLVSTLHSEMQELISNVIGGTEETTTGVIRLRAMEKNNVLKYPIIAVNDAMTKHLFDNRYGTGQSTIDGIMRSTNRLIAGKYFVVAGYGWCGKGVAMRARGMGARVIVTEVDPIKALEAVMDGFEVMPMKEASKIGDFFVTVTGNKNVITREHILHMKDGAIISNAGHFDVEIDLSTIESLAENKTEIRSGVTEYSVNGKKVYILAQGRLVNLANAEGHPSSVMDMSFSNQALACEFIVKNQGKLPAKVLPVPEEIDREVARLKLKSMGIEIDKLTEEQERYLSSWTEGT is encoded by the coding sequence ATGGAATACCACATAAAGGATATAAACCTAGCAGATGTTGGATACAGAAAAATACTATGGGCATATCAAGATATGCCGGTTATGAGAATCATTAGAGAGCGTTTTAAGAGGGAGAGGCCACTTCTTGGAGTAAAGATAGGCGCAGCCCTACATGTTACTACCGAAACTGCAAACCTTGTTGTAACTCTTAAGCAAGGCGGAGCAGAAGTTTTCCTCTGCGCATCAAATCCCTTATCAACCCAAGATGATGTTGCTGCTTCATTGGTAAGACACTTTGAAATTCCCGTCTTCGCAATCAAGGGCGAAGAGAGAGATACATACTACCATCACATAAGGGAAGTCTTGAAAAGAAAACCAAACATCACTCTAGATGACGGCGCAGATCTTGTTTCTACCCTCCACTCGGAAATGCAGGAACTGATCTCTAATGTCATAGGTGGCACAGAAGAAACAACAACGGGTGTGATAAGGTTAAGAGCAATGGAGAAAAACAATGTCCTAAAGTATCCAATAATTGCTGTAAACGATGCAATGACTAAACATCTCTTTGACAACAGATATGGCACAGGGCAAAGCACAATAGATGGAATCATGAGAAGCACCAACAGACTCATCGCCGGAAAGTATTTCGTTGTTGCAGGATATGGCTGGTGTGGCAAGGGAGTTGCTATGAGAGCTAGAGGCATGGGAGCAAGAGTAATTGTAACGGAAGTAGATCCAATCAAAGCCTTAGAAGCAGTCATGGACGGATTTGAAGTTATGCCCATGAAAGAAGCTTCAAAAATAGGTGACTTCTTCGTTACTGTCACAGGAAATAAAAATGTGATAACCAGAGAACATATCCTTCATATGAAGGATGGAGCAATAATATCTAACGCAGGACATTTTGACGTTGAAATAGATCTAAGCACTATTGAATCACTGGCAGAGAACAAAACTGAGATTAGATCAGGTGTGACTGAATACTCTGTAAACGGTAAGAAGGTATACATTTTAGCCCAAGGAAGACTCGTAAACTTAGCAAACGCTGAAGGGCATCCTTCAAGCGTAATGGACATGTCCTTCAGTAACCAAGCTCTTGCCTGCGAGTTCATTGTCAAAAACCAAGGGAAACTACCAGCTAAGGTTCTTCCCGTTCCCGAAGAAATAGACAGAGAAGTAGCAAGACTAAAACTAAAATCCATGGGAATAGAAATTGATAAGCTTACCGAAGAACAAGAAAGATACTTATCTAGTTGGACGGAAGGAACATAA